The following are encoded in a window of Herpetosiphonaceae bacterium genomic DNA:
- a CDS encoding CvpA family protein gives MPLISSIIIGLVLGFGLINGFRRGGIKEGIALVGVLLGALLVEFWIERWGAALSERSGLKIDNARLVIALLLLIGTALFSGYGSGIFVRRVTLKSRERLGGALLGLLNTGLLVSFALRYTQQFYFIETDPAQPVDSWIRQGALSRYMVNWVGYMLIGAAVAIGLVALILRTMWLAKIATQQQPSKAAPAKSQPGGAKPKPTGSGALGGAGGGLLGGTGAGNSSAGQSPKLPSGQQEKFIEWPPKLD, from the coding sequence ATGCCACTGATAAGCTCTATCATTATTGGCCTCGTACTCGGATTTGGCCTGATAAATGGATTCCGTCGCGGCGGCATCAAAGAAGGCATCGCCTTAGTCGGCGTGCTCCTTGGCGCGCTGCTGGTCGAGTTTTGGATCGAGCGCTGGGGAGCGGCGCTTTCGGAGCGTAGCGGCCTTAAGATCGACAACGCCAGGCTGGTGATCGCGCTGCTGCTGCTGATCGGCACCGCGCTCTTCAGTGGATACGGCAGCGGCATCTTTGTCCGGCGCGTTACGCTCAAGTCACGGGAGCGGCTCGGCGGCGCGCTGCTTGGACTCCTCAACACAGGTCTCCTTGTCTCGTTCGCGCTTCGCTACACCCAGCAATTTTACTTCATCGAAACCGATCCGGCGCAGCCCGTGGATAGCTGGATTCGCCAGGGCGCGCTCAGCCGCTACATGGTCAACTGGGTCGGCTATATGCTGATCGGCGCTGCCGTCGCCATTGGCCTGGTCGCGCTGATCCTCAGAACGATGTGGCTTGCCAAAATTGCGACGCAGCAGCAGCCCAGCAAAGCGGCTCCGGCGAAATCGCAGCCAGGCGGGGCAAAGCCCAAGCCCACAGGCAGCGGCGCGCTCGGTGGAGCAGGCGGCGGGCTGCTCGGCGGCACAGGCGCGGGCAATTCATCAGCCGGACAGTCGCCCAAGCTTCCAAGCGGTCAGCAGGAGAAGTTCATCGAGTGGCCGCCCAAGCTTGACTAA
- a CDS encoding gluconeogenesis factor YvcK family protein, whose amino-acid sequence MSGRRPGFNPKWFYPGMGVKRWLVLLFFGITLGALGLSFLLRELYTLGFRFPAWTYYVTLQFWPRWARALILGLLSMACILIALKRLSRSLLSALPAYEQPGSLAELVYQQRRGLAGPRVVAIGGGHGLSTLLSGLKEHTSNITAIVNVADDGGSSGRLRREFGVLPPGDIRRCIAALAEEESLMAQLFEYRFGQGEGLRGHTFGNLFITALDDITGSFDQAVKAASQVLAVRGRVVPPTLEDVTLVADLQVPVGEQARTIRGESLIGKGGHPIRRVFLDPPDPAAYPDAVAAIEQADLIILGPGSLFTSILPVLLVEDVRNAICRARALRVYVCNVATEPGETDRFGVQAHLEALLEHVGADCTDFALANSNSDPADNFAPEWKGRTEIVPLDIDDGCPIQVVAADIINPANPLRHDPRKLARELMRLLRER is encoded by the coding sequence GTGAGCGGGAGACGACCGGGGTTTAATCCCAAGTGGTTCTATCCGGGGATGGGCGTCAAGCGCTGGCTGGTGCTGCTGTTCTTCGGTATCACGCTGGGCGCGCTGGGCCTATCCTTTCTGCTGCGTGAGCTGTACACGCTTGGTTTTCGCTTTCCGGCCTGGACCTACTACGTGACGCTTCAATTCTGGCCGCGCTGGGCGCGAGCGCTCATCCTGGGCCTGCTCAGCATGGCCTGCATCTTGATCGCGCTCAAGCGCCTGAGCCGCAGCCTGCTGTCGGCGCTGCCTGCCTATGAGCAGCCCGGCAGCCTGGCAGAGCTGGTCTATCAGCAGCGGCGCGGCCTTGCAGGCCCGCGCGTGGTGGCGATCGGTGGTGGGCATGGGCTTTCGACGCTGCTGAGCGGCCTCAAGGAGCATACGTCGAACATTACCGCGATCGTCAACGTGGCCGACGACGGCGGCTCTTCGGGGCGGCTGCGGCGCGAGTTCGGCGTGCTGCCGCCCGGCGATATTCGGCGCTGCATCGCGGCGCTGGCCGAGGAAGAGTCGTTGATGGCGCAGTTGTTCGAGTATCGCTTCGGCCAGGGCGAGGGCCTGCGCGGCCATACCTTCGGCAACCTGTTCATCACAGCGCTCGACGACATCACCGGCTCGTTCGATCAGGCTGTCAAAGCTGCCAGCCAGGTGCTCGCCGTGCGCGGGCGGGTGGTGCCGCCGACGCTGGAAGATGTGACGCTGGTCGCCGATCTGCAAGTGCCGGTTGGCGAGCAGGCGCGGACCATCCGGGGCGAGTCGCTGATCGGCAAGGGCGGCCATCCGATCCGGCGCGTCTTTCTCGATCCGCCCGATCCGGCGGCCTATCCCGACGCGGTGGCGGCGATCGAGCAGGCCGATCTGATTATTCTGGGGCCTGGCAGCCTGTTTACCTCGATCCTGCCGGTGCTGCTGGTAGAGGATGTGCGCAATGCGATCTGTCGCGCCAGAGCGCTGCGCGTCTATGTCTGCAACGTCGCCACCGAGCCGGGCGAGACTGATCGCTTTGGCGTGCAGGCGCATCTTGAGGCCCTGCTGGAGCATGTCGGCGCGGACTGTACCGATTTCGCGCTGGCGAACAGCAACAGCGATCCGGCGGATAATTTCGCCCCTGAGTGGAAGGGCCGCACGGAGATTGTGCCGCTGGACATCGACGATGGCTGTCCGATCCAGGTTGTCGCCGCTGATATTATCAACCCGGCCAATCCCCTGCGCCACGATCCTCGAAAGTTGGCACGTGAATTGATGCGCCTGTTACGTGAACGTTAG